A part of Capsicum annuum cultivar UCD-10X-F1 chromosome 6, UCD10Xv1.1, whole genome shotgun sequence genomic DNA contains:
- the LOC107855398 gene encoding uncharacterized protein LOC107855398 isoform X4: protein MRILQWGEDRRFDDKRNNLVKLAVFWLFQAIWVWTVSLPVTVVNASDHQPSLQAVDIIGWVMWSIGILVEITADQQKLSFKNSPENKGKWCNVGLWKYSRHPNYFGEIFLWWGIFVASTPVLEGAEWLVVFGPVFLTLLLLFVSGIPLLEESADKKYGNVAEYIIYKETTSPLILLPPGLYGKLPRWFKTLFLFEIPLYSRSLSQS from the exons ATGAG GATATTACAGTGGGGCGAGGATAGACGTTTTGATGATAAGCGTAATAATCTGGTGAAATTGGCAGTATTTTGGCTATTTCAG GCAATCTGGGTATGGACTGTTAGTTTACCAGTAACAGTTGTTAATGCAAGTGACCACCAGCCATCTCTTCAGGCGGTAGACATCATTGGTTGGGTTATGTGGTCGATTGGAATTTTAGTTGAGATTACAGCTGACCAACAAAAGTTGTCATTCAAAAACTCTCCAGAGAACAAAGGAAAGTGGTGCAATGTTGGACTTTGGAAGTATTCACGTCATCCCAACTATTTTGGTGAG ATCTTTCTATGGTGGGGAATATTTGTGGCTTCGACACCAGTGCTAGAGGGTGCTGAATGGCTCGTTGTGTTTGGACCAGTATTCTTAACGTTGTTGCTGCTTTTTGTTAGTGGCATTCCCTTGCTTGAG GAATCAGCAGACAAGAAATATGGAAATGTAgctgaatatataatatataaggAGACAACAAG CCCTCTCATTCTGCTGCCCCCTGGATTATATGGAAAGCTTCCTCGGTGGTTCAAAACTCTATTCCTTTTTGAGATTCCTTTGTACAGTCGCAGTCTTTCCCAGAGCTAA
- the LOC107855398 gene encoding uncharacterized protein LOC107855398 isoform X3 encodes MVVYQLIFFIITALFKFDKVTDFAGGTNFIVLALLTLILKGSWNFRQVVLSVFVVIWGLRLGIFLLMRILQWGEDRRFDDKRNNLVKLAVFWLFQAIWVWTVSLPVTVVNASDHQPSLQAVDIIGWVMWSIGILVEITADQQKLSFKNSPENKGKWCNVGLWKYSRHPNYFGEIFLWWGIFVASTPVLEGAEWLVVFGPVFLTLLLLFVSGIPLLEESADKKYGNVAEYIIYKETTSPLILLPPGLYGKLPRWFKTLFLFEIPLYSRSLSQS; translated from the exons GTGGTTTACcagttaatattttttataatcacAGCACTTTTCAAGTTTGATAAAGTCACTGACTTTGCAG GAGGTACAAATTTCATTGTGCTTGCATTATTAACTTTGATACTGAAGGGTTCATGGAATTTTCGACAG GTGGTTTTGTCTGTGTTTGTCGTGATATGGGGCCTTCGGCTGGGGATATTTCTATTAATGAG GATATTACAGTGGGGCGAGGATAGACGTTTTGATGATAAGCGTAATAATCTGGTGAAATTGGCAGTATTTTGGCTATTTCAG GCAATCTGGGTATGGACTGTTAGTTTACCAGTAACAGTTGTTAATGCAAGTGACCACCAGCCATCTCTTCAGGCGGTAGACATCATTGGTTGGGTTATGTGGTCGATTGGAATTTTAGTTGAGATTACAGCTGACCAACAAAAGTTGTCATTCAAAAACTCTCCAGAGAACAAAGGAAAGTGGTGCAATGTTGGACTTTGGAAGTATTCACGTCATCCCAACTATTTTGGTGAG ATCTTTCTATGGTGGGGAATATTTGTGGCTTCGACACCAGTGCTAGAGGGTGCTGAATGGCTCGTTGTGTTTGGACCAGTATTCTTAACGTTGTTGCTGCTTTTTGTTAGTGGCATTCCCTTGCTTGAG GAATCAGCAGACAAGAAATATGGAAATGTAgctgaatatataatatataaggAGACAACAAG CCCTCTCATTCTGCTGCCCCCTGGATTATATGGAAAGCTTCCTCGGTGGTTCAAAACTCTATTCCTTTTTGAGATTCCTTTGTACAGTCGCAGTCTTTCCCAGAGCTAA
- the LOC107855398 gene encoding uncharacterized protein LOC107855398 isoform X1 yields the protein MVLTLLEKTKTKDLMGTVIDSHFLGLTAIVTVVYQLIFFIITALFKFDKVTDFAGGTNFIVLALLTLILKGSWNFRQVVLSVFVVIWGLRLGIFLLMRILQWGEDRRFDDKRNNLVKLAVFWLFQAIWVWTVSLPVTVVNASDHQPSLQAVDIIGWVMWSIGILVEITADQQKLSFKNSPENKGKWCNVGLWKYSRHPNYFGEIFLWWGIFVASTPVLEGAEWLVVFGPVFLTLLLLFVSGIPLLEESADKKYGNVAEYIIYKETTSPLILLPPGLYGKLPRWFKTLFLFEIPLYSRSLSQS from the exons GTGGTTTACcagttaatattttttataatcacAGCACTTTTCAAGTTTGATAAAGTCACTGACTTTGCAG GAGGTACAAATTTCATTGTGCTTGCATTATTAACTTTGATACTGAAGGGTTCATGGAATTTTCGACAG GTGGTTTTGTCTGTGTTTGTCGTGATATGGGGCCTTCGGCTGGGGATATTTCTATTAATGAG GATATTACAGTGGGGCGAGGATAGACGTTTTGATGATAAGCGTAATAATCTGGTGAAATTGGCAGTATTTTGGCTATTTCAG GCAATCTGGGTATGGACTGTTAGTTTACCAGTAACAGTTGTTAATGCAAGTGACCACCAGCCATCTCTTCAGGCGGTAGACATCATTGGTTGGGTTATGTGGTCGATTGGAATTTTAGTTGAGATTACAGCTGACCAACAAAAGTTGTCATTCAAAAACTCTCCAGAGAACAAAGGAAAGTGGTGCAATGTTGGACTTTGGAAGTATTCACGTCATCCCAACTATTTTGGTGAG ATCTTTCTATGGTGGGGAATATTTGTGGCTTCGACACCAGTGCTAGAGGGTGCTGAATGGCTCGTTGTGTTTGGACCAGTATTCTTAACGTTGTTGCTGCTTTTTGTTAGTGGCATTCCCTTGCTTGAG GAATCAGCAGACAAGAAATATGGAAATGTAgctgaatatataatatataaggAGACAACAAG CCCTCTCATTCTGCTGCCCCCTGGATTATATGGAAAGCTTCCTCGGTGGTTCAAAACTCTATTCCTTTTTGAGATTCCTTTGTACAGTCGCAGTCTTTCCCAGAGCTAA